One region of Armigeres subalbatus isolate Guangzhou_Male chromosome 3, GZ_Asu_2, whole genome shotgun sequence genomic DNA includes:
- the LOC134221464 gene encoding uncharacterized protein LOC134221464, which produces MFENVPVADNTVQSDLVSNDDNSILNASLIRKEVGVQVGARCFPAETFTQYYKEIIRLQEHNYRLENQISQACKGIEFLVDDAKCNYYTGIEKLSIFAKLYQYLTPSLDEPYCKFSQDQMLVMTLS; this is translated from the exons ATGTTCG AGAATGTACCCGTTGCTGATAATACCGTTCAATCCGACCTAGTATCAAATGACGACAACTCAATATTGAATGCATCTCTGATTCGTAAAGAAGTCGGGGTGCAAGTAGGAG caAGGTGCTTTCCGGCGGAAACTTTTACGCAGTACTACAAAGAAATTATACGTTTACAGGAACATAATTATAGATTAGAAAATCAGATATCGCAGGCATGTAAGGGAATAGAGTTTTTAGTAGATGATGCCAAGTGTAATTATTATACAGGGATTGAAAAGCTATCGATATTTGCTAAGCTTTATCAGTATTTGACACCATCGCTTGATGAACCATATTGCAAGTTCAGCCAAGACCAAATGTTGGTTATGACACTAAGTTGA